In one window of Bacteroidota bacterium DNA:
- a CDS encoding PKD domain-containing protein, with amino-acid sequence MKKVFLILATAIVFGYLPSFSQNNLCVQSSPFCTGTTYNFAAGVNAGTAEVGANYGCLFSQPNPAWYYMQVGISGTIEIQMQSTPQVDIDFCCWGPFSNQTTPCVAQLTAGTAPTHSSPGPSPDYPSQNMVDCSYSINPIEYCYIPNAVTGTYYILLITNYSNLPCNIIFSQTGGTGTTNCGILAPPINGDTVCLGETIHLSVNNPVPGAGYSWTGPNGFTSTAMNPSIPNATAAMSGTYSLTITIGTQVSPAVTAVVIVNPNPAISVSPVTAAICVGTAVDLTGSGASNYVWTPAASLSSPTGTTVAASPTATTTYSVIGTDTNGCTGSANITVTATYGPVITVTANPDHICAGDSSLLKVNGNAQSYSWSPAATLTNPSGQSTTAFPLVTTSYSIVAANGGCNSTAEVTLIVNPVPAIDFSADKIEGCEPLIVNFFDNTTPAIDNWVWDFGTDAASNNISYLQNPEHAFLFAGTFDISLTATSTNGCKTTFIKPEMIHVFPIPVAEFTSVPTVISVLDSTVWFSDRSFGASVWQWDFGDYYLDGNTSDIPNPMHKYSDTGTYVVTEIVTSEFGCTDTATRNIIVTPNSALFVPNAFTPNHDGLNDRFFVSGDGIMESDFNLRIFDRWGRLVFFTPDLHAAWDGLIAGEKAREGVYTWLIYYMDVKYNMHKIKGFVTLIY; translated from the coding sequence ATGAAAAAAGTATTTTTAATACTGGCTACTGCCATTGTATTCGGTTATCTGCCATCCTTTTCGCAAAATAATCTTTGTGTTCAGAGCAGTCCTTTTTGTACCGGAACTACGTATAATTTTGCCGCCGGTGTAAATGCCGGCACTGCCGAAGTGGGCGCAAATTATGGCTGTTTGTTTTCGCAGCCGAATCCTGCCTGGTACTATATGCAGGTAGGAATCAGCGGCACTATTGAAATTCAGATGCAGAGTACTCCTCAGGTTGACATTGACTTTTGCTGCTGGGGACCTTTCTCAAATCAAACCACTCCCTGCGTTGCTCAGCTGACTGCGGGAACTGCGCCTACACACTCATCTCCGGGACCCTCCCCCGATTATCCTTCACAGAATATGGTTGACTGCAGTTACAGTATTAACCCAATTGAATATTGTTATATTCCGAATGCCGTTACCGGAACGTATTATATTCTATTGATTACTAATTATTCGAATTTACCCTGTAATATTATTTTTAGTCAGACGGGTGGTACGGGAACAACAAATTGTGGTATACTGGCACCACCCATAAACGGCGATACCGTGTGCCTGGGCGAAACAATCCACCTGAGTGTGAATAATCCCGTACCGGGCGCCGGGTACAGCTGGACCGGCCCGAATGGTTTCACTTCAACAGCAATGAACCCTTCAATTCCGAACGCCACAGCGGCCATGTCGGGCACTTATTCGCTTACCATAACAATTGGTACGCAAGTCAGTCCGGCTGTTACTGCTGTTGTAATAGTCAATCCCAATCCTGCAATTAGTGTATCACCGGTTACTGCAGCAATATGTGTTGGTACCGCTGTTGATTTAACCGGTTCCGGAGCATCCAATTATGTTTGGACGCCTGCGGCATCACTTTCGTCGCCAACGGGAACAACCGTCGCTGCCTCGCCAACGGCGACAACCACCTATTCAGTAATTGGTACGGATACCAACGGATGCACCGGTTCGGCAAATATTACCGTTACTGCGACATACGGACCTGTTATAACTGTTACGGCAAACCCTGACCATATCTGTGCCGGCGATAGCAGTCTACTGAAGGTTAATGGAAATGCCCAGAGTTATTCATGGTCTCCGGCAGCAACTTTAACGAATCCGTCAGGACAGTCAACAACCGCATTTCCTTTGGTCACAACTTCATATAGCATAGTGGCGGCAAATGGCGGATGCAACAGTACCGCCGAGGTTACTCTTATAGTTAATCCCGTGCCGGCTATTGATTTCTCTGCCGATAAAATAGAAGGCTGCGAACCGCTTATCGTCAACTTCTTTGATAATACAACCCCCGCTATAGATAACTGGGTGTGGGATTTTGGTACTGATGCTGCGTCAAACAATATATCTTATCTGCAGAATCCCGAACATGCATTTTTGTTTGCCGGTACGTTTGATATCTCATTAACGGCGACTTCAACAAATGGATGTAAAACCACCTTCATCAAGCCCGAAATGATACACGTTTTCCCGATTCCCGTGGCCGAATTTACCTCAGTGCCAACTGTTATCTCAGTACTCGATTCTACGGTTTGGTTTTCCGACCGGTCTTTTGGTGCCAGCGTCTGGCAATGGGATTTTGGCGATTATTATCTGGATGGAAATACTTCCGACATTCCCAACCCAATGCATAAGTATTCCGATACCGGTACTTACGTAGTTACCGAGATTGTTACTTCTGAATTTGGCTGTACCGATACTGCCACAAGAAATATAATTGTCACACCCAATAGCGCACTTTTTGTTCCCAATGCATTTACGCCCAATCACGATGGGCTGAACGACCGGTTTTTTGTGTCAGGCGATGGCATTATGGAATCCGATTTTAATTTGCGCATTTTTGACCGATGGGGTCGTCTTGTGTTTTTTACTCCCGACCTGCATGCCGCCTGGGATGGCTTAATAGCCGGCGAAAAAGCCAGGGAAGGCGTCTACACCTGGCTGATTTATTATATGGATGTGAAGTATAATATGCATAAAATTAAAGGCTTTGTAACCTTGATATATTAA
- a CDS encoding sigma-70 family RNA polymerase sigma factor, translating to MAFLKFIHKKPADNFRNLPDEELIARYKTEENNELVGELYNRYIHLVTGLCYKYLKNEEDCRDAVMQVFEGLFTSLKQHEVANFKSWIYSVSKNYCLAVLRKKQGIYMLDTDTAEKFIGEFVEFADEVTLNSAFKNPDTSERLMEAMNKLNHDQRTCIELFYLQDKSYKDVVEMTSYSMLQVKSFIQNGKRNLKIIMSNNHE from the coding sequence ATGGCATTCCTAAAATTCATACATAAAAAACCTGCTGATAATTTTCGGAATCTTCCGGACGAGGAACTTATTGCCCGATATAAAACAGAAGAAAATAATGAACTGGTAGGTGAATTATACAACAGGTATATACATTTGGTAACCGGTCTTTGCTATAAATATCTTAAGAATGAAGAAGATTGCCGCGACGCCGTGATGCAGGTTTTCGAAGGATTGTTTACATCGCTCAAACAGCACGAAGTGGCAAATTTTAAAAGTTGGATATACAGCGTTTCAAAAAATTACTGCCTGGCGGTATTGCGCAAGAAACAGGGAATTTACATGCTTGATACCGATACTGCCGAAAAATTTATAGGCGAATTTGTGGAATTTGCAGATGAGGTGACTCTGAATAGCGCATTTAAAAATCCGGATACCAGCGAACGACTTATGGAGGCAATGAATAAACTGAACCACGACCAGCGCACTTGTATTGAATTATTTTACCTTCAGGATAAATCATACAAAGATGTTGTTGAAATGACCAGTTATAGCATGCTTCAGGTAAAAAGTTTTATTCAGAACGGCAAACGCAATCTGAAAATAATCATGAGCAATAACCATGAATAA
- a CDS encoding gliding motility-associated C-terminal domain-containing protein, which produces MTQKILLRLFYTTIIFIFFTVQSVVAQPGCPAVNAGPDQNLGCNAGCAHLDATYIATGTTTNYTCTSIPYTPPYPYNTGTPILVNIDDVWSNAIPLPFNFCYYGTNYNQIVVGSNGCITFDMSNAGGYCPWSYTATCPSSSLILNCIFGPYQDINPALGGSMYYAILGTWPCRTFVVNYYQIPEFSCTTLINTNQIVLYESTNVIEVYMQNKPLCSTWNSGNALVGIQNATGTVGCVAPGRNTSQWSATNEAWRFTPTGTPNVTIEWLDQNLSSIGTTDTLTVCPTANTTYTAVATYTNCNGNVITVTDQVTINVAGGFSMTANPADTAICIGESVTLNGTGNPAWNYSWAPSTGLSTTTGQTTVATPATTTVYTVTAIDPVNNCTASQTATVNVNPLPIISFNPANPGICYGQSIQVTASGADTYGWAPPAGLSAVVGPTVTAGPTTTTTYTVTATDSNQCTNTNSVTVNVAPLPNVVINASKPEICRGDTVLLTCWANGNIVWTPPTGLSTTTGSTVVASPLSTVHYTVTVDNGGCMGTDDFNLVVNPLPSIDFNADKTEGCEPLIVHFSDNTTPAVLSWNWNFGQPPGSNTTSHLQNPIHAFPFAGKYDITLSVISVDGCYISQTLPQYITVYPTPVAEFTSVPTVISILDSTVWFSDQSVGASKWQWDFGDYYMDGNASDIPSPIHTYSDTGTFLVTQIVTSEFGCTDTAMKNILVEPNIALFVPNAFTPNHDGRNDKFFVLGDGIMESDFKLRIFDRLGRLVFFTPNLHASWDGFVDGEKAMEGVYTWVIYYMDVKYNMHKIKGFVTLIY; this is translated from the coding sequence ATGACACAAAAAATACTCCTTCGTCTATTTTACACTACAATTATTTTCATTTTTTTTACGGTACAGTCGGTGGTTGCCCAGCCCGGTTGTCCTGCCGTAAATGCCGGTCCTGACCAGAACTTGGGCTGCAATGCCGGGTGTGCACATCTTGATGCCACTTATATTGCAACAGGAACGACTACAAACTATACGTGTACTTCTATTCCTTATACACCTCCGTATCCCTACAATACGGGCACACCTATTCTTGTAAATATTGATGATGTTTGGAGTAATGCCATTCCGCTTCCTTTTAATTTTTGCTATTATGGAACAAATTATAATCAGATAGTGGTTGGCTCCAACGGCTGCATAACATTTGATATGTCAAATGCCGGCGGCTATTGTCCCTGGTCTTATACGGCAACTTGTCCTTCTTCCAGTCTTATCCTGAATTGTATTTTTGGACCCTATCAGGATATCAATCCTGCCCTTGGCGGAAGTATGTATTATGCCATTCTTGGAACATGGCCATGCCGCACTTTTGTTGTGAATTATTATCAGATTCCGGAATTTTCATGTACCACACTTATCAATACCAATCAGATTGTTCTTTACGAAAGCACTAACGTGATTGAAGTCTATATGCAAAATAAGCCTCTCTGTTCTACCTGGAACAGCGGCAATGCACTGGTGGGTATTCAGAACGCAACAGGGACCGTTGGCTGTGTCGCCCCGGGAAGAAATACATCGCAATGGTCGGCAACCAATGAAGCCTGGCGCTTTACTCCTACCGGAACACCAAATGTTACCATCGAATGGCTTGACCAAAATCTTTCATCTATCGGCACTACCGATACACTCACTGTTTGCCCTACCGCCAACACAACATACACCGCCGTTGCAACTTATACTAATTGCAATGGAAATGTAATTACGGTTACCGATCAGGTAACGATTAATGTTGCCGGCGGTTTTTCAATGACGGCCAACCCTGCCGACACTGCGATTTGTATCGGAGAAAGTGTTACGCTGAACGGTACCGGCAATCCCGCATGGAACTATTCATGGGCACCTTCAACAGGGCTTTCAACAACAACAGGACAAACAACGGTTGCAACGCCTGCCACAACAACTGTGTATACCGTTACTGCCATTGATCCGGTTAATAATTGTACGGCTTCTCAAACAGCCACCGTAAATGTGAATCCATTGCCCATTATCAGCTTTAATCCTGCCAACCCCGGGATTTGCTACGGGCAGTCGATACAGGTTACGGCTTCGGGTGCCGACACCTATGGATGGGCGCCTCCGGCAGGACTTTCAGCCGTTGTTGGTCCAACAGTTACTGCCGGACCAACAACCACTACTACATACACCGTTACTGCAACCGACAGCAACCAGTGTACAAACACAAATAGTGTGACAGTGAATGTGGCGCCTTTACCGAATGTGGTTATCAACGCTTCAAAACCTGAAATTTGCCGTGGCGACACCGTGTTGTTGACTTGCTGGGCCAATGGAAATATTGTATGGACTCCTCCAACTGGACTTTCAACTACTACCGGAAGTACAGTTGTTGCTTCGCCGCTGAGCACAGTACATTATACCGTTACGGTTGATAATGGCGGCTGCATGGGTACCGATGATTTTAACCTTGTAGTGAATCCATTGCCCTCAATTGATTTTAATGCCGATAAAACCGAAGGCTGTGAGCCGTTGATAGTTCATTTTTCTGATAATACAACGCCCGCTGTACTGAGCTGGAACTGGAATTTTGGTCAGCCTCCGGGTTCAAATACCACGTCGCATCTGCAAAATCCTATTCATGCGTTTCCATTCGCAGGCAAGTACGACATTACACTGTCAGTTATTTCGGTTGATGGCTGTTATATCAGCCAGACATTACCTCAGTACATTACCGTTTATCCAACGCCTGTGGCTGAGTTTACATCTGTACCAACAGTGATTTCTATCCTTGACTCTACGGTTTGGTTTTCCGATCAGTCGGTGGGCGCAAGTAAATGGCAGTGGGATTTTGGCGACTATTATATGGATGGAAATGCATCCGATATTCCCAGCCCGATACATACTTATTCCGACACGGGAACATTTCTGGTTACGCAGATTGTTACTTCTGAATTTGGCTGTACCGATACTGCTATGAAAAACATCCTTGTGGAACCCAATATCGCTCTTTTTGTTCCCAATGCTTTTACGCCGAATCACGACGGGCGTAACGACAAATTCTTTGTGTTAGGCGATGGTATCATGGAGTCCGATTTTAAGTTGCGCATATTTGACCGCTTGGGCCGCCTGGTGTTTTTCACTCCTAACCTGCATGCCTCATGGGATGGTTTTGTAGATGGTGAAAAAGCGATGGAAGGTGTTTATACGTGGGTAATTTATTATATGGATGTGAAGTATAATATGCATAAAATTAAAGGTTTTGTAACCTTGATTTACTAA
- a CDS encoding tetratricopeptide repeat protein, translating into MRRLVFFLILAVALSSSKAQGYDAMYKDMQKSLVSINGSQVIGYGFFVEKNLVVASYTEVSAYTYATISFLQHEKTYTVNGYVAADPENDLVLLEVVCDSGAALKFSADTALAGMKILFVDPEPSAISKIMESTVEAVKDYGLKKVIKAKGGVLLQNAGMPALNQRGEVLGMSIKSPMNEMDINYAAPEAAIRKLILQKSTLKKLEMLKPTFDHIGNQNQAAGTEKNQEVVELLDQGNARLGQKDYKAAVDKFSQALRISPNDADAYVFRGQAKYLQMEYKDAIADFNKAIDIQPDYAEAFDLRGIAKAELGDKAGACEDWQKSFELGFNPAFKLLKEFCDVEKMK; encoded by the coding sequence ATGAGAAGATTAGTTTTCTTTTTGATTTTAGCGGTGGCATTGAGTTCATCAAAGGCACAGGGATATGATGCCATGTATAAAGACATGCAGAAATCGCTTGTTTCGATAAACGGAAGTCAGGTGATAGGTTATGGCTTTTTCGTTGAGAAAAATCTTGTTGTGGCAAGTTACACCGAGGTTTCGGCTTATACGTATGCTACTATTTCATTTTTACAGCACGAAAAAACCTACACAGTAAATGGCTATGTTGCAGCCGATCCTGAAAATGACCTTGTTCTTCTTGAGGTGGTTTGCGACAGCGGGGCTGCGCTTAAGTTTTCGGCCGACACCGCCCTTGCCGGAATGAAAATACTTTTTGTAGATCCCGAACCGAGCGCCATCAGCAAAATCATGGAAAGTACCGTTGAAGCCGTTAAGGATTACGGGCTTAAAAAAGTTATCAAGGCCAAGGGCGGCGTTTTGCTGCAGAATGCAGGGATGCCGGCACTCAATCAGCGGGGCGAAGTTCTGGGCATGTCAATTAAATCGCCCATGAATGAAATGGATATCAATTATGCAGCACCGGAGGCCGCTATCCGCAAGCTGATATTGCAGAAAAGCACACTGAAAAAACTGGAAATGCTGAAGCCCACATTCGATCATATTGGTAATCAGAATCAAGCTGCAGGTACTGAGAAGAATCAGGAGGTTGTTGAACTTCTGGATCAGGGAAATGCACGGTTAGGGCAAAAAGATTATAAAGCCGCCGTTGATAAATTTTCACAAGCACTGCGCATCAGTCCTAATGATGCCGATGCTTACGTTTTCAGGGGACAGGCAAAATACCTGCAAATGGAGTACAAAGATGCAATCGCGGATTTCAACAAGGCCATTGATATACAGCCTGATTATGCTGAAGCATTTGATTTACGAGGTATTGCAAAAGCCGAACTCGGCGATAAAGCCGGCGCCTGCGAAGACTGGCAGAAATCATTTGAACTGGGATTTAATCCGGCGTTCAAACTACTGAAAGAGTTTTGCGATGTTGAAAAAATGAAATAA
- a CDS encoding MmcQ/YjbR family DNA-binding protein — MNIEEFREYCLSKNGVTESFPFDESTLVFKVMDKMFALTSLDTAFRFSVKCDPETAISLREEYPCVQPAWHMNKTHWNMVIVDGYVDDETLKGWVDLSYELVVSGLTKKQIEKLLGGSKPAAPKKNKK, encoded by the coding sequence ATGAATATTGAAGAATTCAGGGAGTATTGCCTTTCGAAAAATGGCGTTACCGAAAGTTTTCCTTTTGACGAAAGTACGCTTGTATTTAAGGTTATGGACAAGATGTTTGCCCTCACCAGTCTTGATACGGCATTTCGCTTCTCGGTTAAATGTGACCCTGAAACAGCCATTTCGCTCCGTGAGGAATATCCATGTGTGCAGCCGGCCTGGCATATGAACAAGACGCATTGGAACATGGTAATTGTTGACGGGTATGTAGATGATGAAACACTCAAAGGCTGGGTTGACCTTTCGTATGAGCTGGTAGTATCAGGTCTTACGAAAAAGCAAATCGAAAAATTATTGGGCGGTTCTAAACCCGCAGCACCTAAAAAAAACAAAAAATGA
- a CDS encoding purine-nucleoside phosphorylase, which translates to MLEKIKQTGEFIRSKVDISPKIGIILGTGLGGLVNEIEIKTALPYEQIPNFPVSTVVGHKGQLIFGTLNGVPVLAMQGRFHYYEGWSMQELTFPVRVMKYLGIETLVLSNASGGVNPNFAVGDIMIITDQINLLPSNPLMGKNYDELGPRFPDMSDAYDKELINKAKEIAAKHGIPYQTGVYAAVSGPCFETPAEYKYMRVIGADAVGMSTVPEVMVARHGGMKAFAVSIITDLGVEGKIVEVSHEEVIQAANSAEPKMTTIIKDLMKVI; encoded by the coding sequence ATGCTCGAAAAAATTAAACAAACCGGAGAATTTATCCGCAGTAAAGTTGACATCAGCCCCAAAATTGGTATCATTCTGGGAACAGGACTTGGCGGCCTGGTAAATGAAATTGAGATTAAGACCGCATTGCCATACGAACAAATCCCCAATTTCCCGGTTTCTACCGTGGTTGGGCATAAAGGTCAGCTCATATTCGGAACGCTCAACGGCGTGCCCGTTCTGGCCATGCAGGGGCGTTTCCATTATTACGAAGGATGGAGCATGCAGGAACTCACATTTCCGGTAAGGGTTATGAAATATCTGGGTATAGAAACACTGGTGCTATCAAACGCCAGCGGTGGCGTAAACCCGAATTTTGCAGTGGGCGATATCATGATTATTACCGACCAGATTAACCTGCTTCCGTCTAACCCGTTGATGGGCAAGAACTATGACGAACTCGGACCCCGTTTCCCGGATATGAGCGATGCATATGATAAGGAACTTATCAATAAAGCAAAAGAAATTGCAGCTAAACATGGCATCCCATATCAAACCGGTGTTTATGCAGCGGTTTCAGGTCCATGTTTCGAAACTCCTGCCGAATATAAGTATATGCGTGTAATCGGTGCCGATGCTGTAGGCATGTCAACAGTTCCCGAAGTTATGGTTGCCCGTCACGGCGGGATGAAGGCCTTTGCCGTTTCTATCATCACCGATCTGGGTGTTGAAGGAAAAATTGTTGAAGTCAGCCACGAAGAAGTTATACAGGCCGCGAACAGCGCTGAGCCCAAAATGACGACCATCATCAAAGATTTGATGAAGGTGATTTAA
- a CDS encoding M23 family metallopeptidase has product MNNPRTLFVVTIFSSVLFFFAVRLMGQTPALRSPLDIPLSVVGTFGELRPDHFHTGIDFTTKGESGKNIYAVADGYVSRIKISATGYGRAIYINHPGGFTSVYGHLEAFNVLVDDYIRRKQYEKKSFEIDFSPDEALFPVHKGDIIGYSGNSGASEGPHLHFEIRNSRTEHPENPMLFGIGAADNIGPQIEKIRLYPLRNNSRVEGKAAIMDVEIIKKDSLFIPKEKDTLVVSGSFYLGLLAEDPQNGSAETGLYSVRIFADGGCFYAWSMDSLDFAQGRFVNTFIDYAEYKKTGNRFITTLIQPGNRLPIYSTNKSDGILSFGDTLIHAITVVAADFAGNKSALRFYIKSSNASKAEEKIAESTNKKVYYYGMSNKYEGVDIIVEIPPNALYDSVLFNCDQKKALPGAFSKTYAVLDKFTPVHSYINISIKPDKEVAPQYRDKLVMVYSDGPARLAVKGLWENGFYTARVRRFGDYSLLADTIPPKLKALNFTENKNVSGQTDLKVKISDELSGISSYNAYLNGQWILMEYDAKNDLLTYKIDEKATTGKNEFLLDVTDVCGNKSTLKIGLRF; this is encoded by the coding sequence GTGAATAATCCGCGAACCCTATTTGTTGTTACAATTTTTAGTTCCGTTTTATTCTTTTTCGCCGTAAGGCTAATGGGGCAAACGCCTGCATTGCGTTCTCCGCTCGATATTCCGCTGTCCGTTGTAGGTACATTTGGCGAATTGCGTCCCGACCATTTTCATACAGGTATTGATTTTACTACAAAAGGCGAATCGGGCAAAAATATTTACGCCGTTGCCGATGGCTATGTTTCACGAATTAAAATTTCTGCAACAGGCTATGGACGGGCTATTTATATCAATCATCCCGGAGGGTTCACTTCTGTTTATGGGCATCTGGAGGCATTTAATGTGCTGGTAGATGATTATATCCGCAGGAAGCAGTATGAGAAAAAATCGTTTGAAATTGATTTTTCGCCCGACGAGGCTCTATTTCCGGTGCACAAAGGAGATATCATCGGATATTCAGGAAATTCAGGCGCGTCAGAAGGGCCTCACCTGCATTTTGAAATTCGAAACAGTCGTACCGAGCATCCTGAAAATCCTATGTTATTTGGTATTGGCGCTGCCGACAACATCGGTCCGCAAATTGAAAAGATAAGATTATATCCCTTGCGGAATAATAGTCGGGTGGAAGGCAAGGCCGCCATTATGGATGTTGAAATAATTAAAAAGGACTCGCTTTTTATCCCTAAAGAGAAAGATACTCTTGTTGTTTCCGGAAGTTTTTATCTTGGTCTGCTTGCCGAAGATCCGCAAAACGGATCGGCCGAAACAGGGCTTTACAGTGTGCGCATTTTTGCTGACGGAGGTTGTTTTTATGCATGGAGCATGGATTCACTCGACTTTGCTCAGGGGCGTTTTGTCAACACATTTATTGATTACGCGGAATATAAAAAAACGGGAAACCGATTTATTACAACCCTGATTCAGCCGGGAAACAGGCTGCCGATTTATTCAACCAATAAGTCAGACGGCATTTTATCTTTTGGCGATACTCTTATTCATGCCATCACCGTTGTTGCGGCTGATTTTGCCGGAAACAAATCTGCACTTCGGTTTTATATTAAAAGTTCGAATGCTTCTAAAGCTGAAGAAAAGATTGCTGAAAGCACCAACAAAAAAGTCTATTATTACGGGATGAGCAATAAGTACGAAGGCGTTGATATCATTGTTGAGATTCCGCCTAACGCCCTTTATGATTCCGTATTGTTTAATTGTGATCAGAAGAAAGCGCTTCCGGGAGCATTCTCAAAAACATACGCCGTACTTGATAAATTTACACCGGTTCATTCATACATCAACATAAGCATAAAGCCCGACAAAGAGGTGGCTCCACAATATCGCGATAAGCTCGTCATGGTATATAGCGACGGTCCTGCAAGGTTAGCCGTAAAAGGATTGTGGGAGAACGGATTTTATACGGCACGCGTGCGCCGTTTTGGCGATTACTCCCTGCTTGCTGATACTATACCTCCCAAACTGAAAGCACTCAATTTTACCGAGAATAAAAATGTTTCAGGGCAAACGGATTTGAAAGTAAAAATTTCAGATGAACTTTCAGGAATATCGAGCTACAACGCCTACCTTAACGGGCAATGGATATTAATGGAATACGATGCCAAAAACGATTTGCTTACGTATAAAATTGATGAAAAGGCAACGACAGGGAAAAATGAATTTTTACTTGATGTTACGGATGTCTGTGGCAATAAATCCACGCTGAAGATAGGGCTTCGGTTTTAG
- a CDS encoding DUF4468 domain-containing protein — MKKWIAIPAAAVMLFTAKCAVSQNLPIDSSTKLITYKEVVKQDGEPGKTYNLAISWINSFYDNPSEATRLRDQVNNKIEIHHRFKVYNKDNKGVKTDAAVIDYVMFLEFKENRYRYSISNFNVLRVSKFPLERWMNKTDPQYTPVCDDYLKQVDETINGIIKSLKEGLKPKVVKEDNW, encoded by the coding sequence ATGAAAAAATGGATCGCAATACCGGCAGCAGCAGTAATGTTATTTACCGCTAAATGTGCTGTTTCGCAAAACCTTCCGATTGATTCTTCTACCAAACTGATCACCTATAAAGAAGTCGTGAAACAGGATGGAGAGCCGGGAAAAACGTATAATCTTGCTATTTCCTGGATAAACTCTTTCTATGATAATCCATCGGAAGCTACCCGCTTAAGAGATCAGGTTAATAATAAAATTGAAATCCACCACCGTTTCAAGGTGTATAACAAGGATAATAAAGGCGTAAAAACCGATGCGGCCGTAATTGATTATGTAATGTTTCTGGAATTCAAAGAAAACAGATACCGATACTCCATTTCCAACTTCAATGTATTGCGGGTTTCAAAATTCCCGCTTGAGCGCTGGATGAATAAAACCGACCCTCAATACACACCGGTATGCGATGATTATCTGAAACAGGTTGATGAAACCATCAACGGAATTATCAAGAGTTTGAAAGAAGGTCTTAAACCCAAAGTTGTTAAAGAAGATAACTGGTAG